One window of the Tachypleus tridentatus isolate NWPU-2018 chromosome 10, ASM421037v1, whole genome shotgun sequence genome contains the following:
- the LOC143230979 gene encoding uncharacterized protein LOC143230979 isoform X2, with amino-acid sequence MNSYSGKQFPCYNGLVQETPDITNSNPQKQGCEDEFGKTLSVENKLERCWIPFVIGVPYSCVICDKNFGRKSDLKIHQRIHTGEKPFQCVVCNRDFGRSSHLSRHKKIHSGVKPYNCVVCGKEFVSNSDLKKHNRIHTGEKPYICIVCSSKFGNKNQLEIHERIHTGEKPYSCEVCGKEFVSNSDLNKHNRIHTGEKPYICTVCGKDFRTNSNLKTHMKTHTGDKPHSCVVCKKKYSRKSDLKIHQRIHTGEKPYRCEMCGKEFGRSTILSKHKRTHT; translated from the coding sequence ATGAACAGCTATAGTGGAAAACAGTTTCCCTGTTATAATGGTTTAGTACAAGAAACTCCTGATATAACAAACAGCAATCCTCAGAAACAAGGCTGTGAAGATGAATTTGGCAAAACACTTTCAGTGGAAAATAAACTTGAAAGGTGTTGGATTCCCTTTGTTATAGGTGTACCATACAGTTGTGTTATATGCGATAAAAATTTTGGAAGGAAAAGTGATCTAAAAATACATCAGCgtatacacactggagagaaaccatttCAGTGCGTAGTGTGTAACAGAGACTTTGGAAGGAGTAGTCACCTAAGTAGACATAAAAAAATTCACTCTGGTGTAAAACCATACAACTGTGTAGTGTGTGGCAAAGAATTTGTAAGCAATAGTGACCTAAAGAAACATAACaggatacacactggggagaaaccttacatcTGCATAGTGTGTAGCAGTAAATTTGGTAATAAAAATCAACTTGAAATACATGAGAGGATACATAcaggggagaaaccatacagttgtgaaGTCTGTGGTAAAGAATTTGTAAGTAATAGTGACCTAAATAAACACAATAGgatacatactggagagaaaccgtatatttgtacagtgtgtggaaaagactttagaacaaacagtaatttaaaaacacacatgaaAACACACACTGGGGATAAACCACACAGCTGTGTAGTGTGCAAGAAAAAATACAGCAGAAAAAGTGATCTAAAAATACATCAGCGGATACACACTGGGGAAAAACCATATAGATGTGAAATGTGTGGCAAGGAATTTGGAAGGAGTACTATCCTAAGCAAACATAAAAGGACTCACACTTAA